The Malus domestica chromosome 10, GDT2T_hap1 nucleotide sequence TTTTCAACTATTTTGACCAAATAAACAACTTTCCATTCTAATTTCATCAATTTCTCGGTAAATTAAAAAGGcaaaaacatataattagaaGCCAATTCAACAATTAACAAAAAAGTTACAAAAATTAACTCAAATTCGGTATCACAGCCTGCTATAAAGTAGAGGAAATGTATGAGTAATGGATGTCCAGGGTTGGTCCTTATGCAGAAGGAAGCATAGGACGCATAAATGGGATATCAAGTGAGGATCTCAAGTAAATTTGCAACAACACAAAACCCAACCAGCAACAATTTGTTCATTACATcttaaaacacaaaattttgTCCGAAAAATAAGACATTTAATGCAGAAAGCTCAAAACTTTGCCTCCCAAAACTAACATCTGAGAGAGCATTGCACTTCTTATCTTTAAAAGCATGAATGGTGAACTAAATAAAAGAATTAAGAATCTGCAATGAACTAAATAAAAACACACTATTTACAAACATTATTCgcacaaaaattaaaactgtATTGAGAAACTCaccattttgacaaaaaaaaaaaaaaattataccagTAACTGAACACAATAATAAATGATTTTAGGATACTTGATCACTAATATAAATTTGCAAGTTTAAGAGACAATGACAACCTGAATCCTTAAAAAGGTTATTTACACCTAAAATGAAACAGACATATCCAAAGGACATAACATAGTGATCTTTTGTGAGTTTAATATCCGGACTggagtttttaattttatgtggtGTTTGCTGTTCTGATCTGCCCTTTGTAGGGGTTGTGGTTGGGTTGTTCCAGGGAGGTCTGTTAGACTGTTTATTGGCCCGGAACAGATGTTAAAATGATGGTGCCTTCCTTAAGAAGAGATAAGACCATATCGCATGACAACTTTTAAAATATACGGGTTCATATAACATAGAAAAATGAACAAATAAATACACACCCAAACTACATGTGCCAATCAAATTAAAGGATGACTTCTTGCTGAGAacaaaagtataaaaaaaaatgaatacttTACCTGCATATATCGCACGACAGTGCTCGTATAATCAACTGCTCTCCTCTGTGTAAGCTTTCTCATCTTTTATCCAAGAAAAGTGTCAGCATGAGCTGCAACAAACAAACCATTTGTCActcattataaaaaaaaagggaaactaTATTAAATTCTGCACTAAACCTctcaaaaaaattaaaccacTATTTTCAAATATCATTTACACCCTTGGCCTCACTGGCCTACCCTTTTAAATTGCAAATCTCAATAACTTCAAGATCCAAAACCAATTCTAAAGGTTTAATGCGCTTTAAAGTTGAAAGTCAACAAAAGAAGTATAATGCAACCAAATTCTTGTTTAGGTACTTCCCCACAATtcaattgttttcttttattctcCATTAATTTCCAACCAAAACCGAAAAGAACCAGAACAAAATAGCAAAGACAAAGGCATAATTTGGTACAAACCATCATAAGGAGGAAGAGGATGAGCAAGCACAGGTGGGTTGTGATACTCCGGGGGGCATACCGACGGCTGATGCATCATTGGGGCCGGTTGCGCCCGGGGGGGGCTATGAAATTCTCCGCCCTGCTGTTGACGCTAGTGGTGTTGCAAATGTTGCTGCTGATGTTGAGGTTGGTGCTGCTGATGTTGAGGGTGTTGCCGCTGATGTTGAGGGTGTTGTTGCTGATGTTGCGGGTGCTGTtgtttgtggtgttgtggatcAGGGTACATCATTGTCACCCCAAATCAAAGTActaagaggaagagagaaagaaaaaaaaaccaaaaccctagGATTAGAGAACTGAGAAGTGGAAAGTTGCACCAATTTAAACGCCTTCTGCCGAGCTAAAAATtgaattcaatttgcaaaaGCAGTCACACTGGCTATGAATTCAAGTCAAAGAGGGGGCCTAAAGAGTGAAATTTAGAGTTTCAACACAACATGGCCTTCTCATAGATATGGTTTCTTTTCATGATTTGAGAGAAAAACCCATCAATCGATTGACAGACTTGAACAATTAGAAAGTAGTAAAGCATGTAAAAAGCATAAGATTTAAAGCTGTTATGGATCCATATTTCACTAAAGACCACACACGCAGAAACAACCCCCCCCCAATTCAAGCATCACCGCTCAgtccccccccctttttttccCTGAAATCCTATGCCCACCCCTGTGACTGTGCAAACCATGCAAACCTCTTTGTGACACCGACATCACCCCTCCCCCCTTCAATTAAATGCATGAACATCATACAGTGAATTACACATAAAGTACAACATTATCAAGTATACCTCAAGGCGACATTGGATACAATCATTTTCAAGTCTTCATCTCTAACACCAAGAGCACTCATTCGTTATACATTTCTCTATTAACTGATCAGCTAACTGAATTTAAAATTAGCTTCCAAACCAAAAAAGTTCTGAACTTTTAATTCTACAATCATATtgagttcttcatctcttaCTCTAAATCCCAATTACAGAAAGACCTAAACTTTACTCAATTTAATATTGCTTTCCCCCAAAACAGCACAATCCCACAAAAATAAggttaaaataaaaacaacaataaatcatgaattaaattaaatttctcaCCTCCACCTCTAGTAGAGCTTTCACATTCTCAacctatcacaaaaaaaaaaaaatcaaattcaagtaaaaaaaaaaaggagaacttgaacttccaaattaattgaaagaactataaaatcaattggggGTTTCTACTGAAGTGAAAAGTAAGGGTTTTACAATCTCATAAGGATCGATGTCTAAGGAGAGGATCTGTTCGTCTCCGTTCATCACTatgatcttcatcttcttcaattcgTCGCTGTGATTGGATCtccaatcacacacacacacacacaaaatataccCAATAACCCAAAAGCTAGAAACTAAAACCTAATCACCCAAAATCCCCAATCCTCAACCAAAAACATAATCAGTCACATATACTACATACTGAATCAAATGCGGAAACTCAAATCAAACACCTTCAATTGCGtaaagtttcaaaatttcaatcattttGTCGAGcctaaatttgaaaaattacaaTCCCCTCTTGACTAACTCCATCCAAAGATTCGAAATACCAGAAAGCAAATAATTGTACTAAAAATTAAGTAAATtaagtataaattaaaatcaacttaacaaaaaaacaacaaagcTACCAATCAAAATAGGAATTCTGCAACTACACACTATTTACAGTGCTATGCAAAACTCATATTTGAATGAGGGCCTTTACTATTGAATTGAAAGATGGCTgttctttttttaaattaggATGATCTCACCAATCAAAATTACAGCGATGTGCAAAACTAATATTCATAATCTATACCAGCTCTAGCTTGCCTCCACCCGTAACAGCTCCGATATGAGAAATACAGCGCAATTAGGATAGAGGAAACCCAAATAATGgaaattcaagaaattcaaCATACCGTAAGATTCTTTCTGACGGCCAAATTCATCGACAACGGAGGCAATTGTTGACCGTCACTGTACCTCCAATTCGCGCCTGCCATGTTTGAGGCTTTCAACCGTCACTACTTGGTTTGTGGGCTTCACATCGAAAGATAAAGGGACTTATCAAAACAGATCCCACTAACCTCCCTATTTAAAAACAGAACGTGATTTAGGTGATTAAAACTCATTTGAACAATCAGCAAAACTTGAGTGAAAACAATTAACTAATTAACCACTTGCATCCTGCTCACAGTGAAATGCAATTTCAAATCAACAACCATATGAATCCAGATTCATTAACAGGGATGCTTGGCTGATAAGAATCGAGGGCACAGATGAAACCTTGCTAAACTTGGCATTTGGTCATTCAAACAATTGAATGAAAGAACAAAATTATGTCAAATCATTCACAAACAACCACTTTTGCCATAATTTTCTTCTTTCATTCAATTGTTTGAATGACCACATGCCAAGTTTGGCACGGTTTCATATGTGCCCTAGATTCTTGTAAAACACGAAGTTTAAAGAAACATGAAGCTTTAAAGTAACAGAGGCATAAATGAAAAACCTTGGAATAAACTTAACTTAAATGTAAAATGGCAATTGGGTTAACAAATCTTGGAATAAAACTAAATCACAAAATGAAAAGCACCTCCAATAAATTGACATTTTATACTTTTGGCTGGCCAAAAAATATCTATCTTTGCTGGAATATGcaaataaaaatgcaaattgacaaaaacattgaaattgaaatgcaTAGAAGCAAAGCAAATTACAAAACCTTAAACCAAATGACAGCTTGGAAATGGAAGCAAATGTGTGAACTGTTTTTAATCATTTAGGTTTAAATGATTGGCAAAAGAAAGGGCCATTCTTTGAATCAACATGATAAAAAACAGAACATGatttaggtgttcaaataaccaaaactgagaaaaacaaattacgaaaaaaattgagaaaaacaattaaatttaaatgcacagaacaaaacaaattgagaaaaacacttaaattgAGAAAACTCTTAAATTTCTTTATGCACAGAAAGCCAAGCACAAAACGTCAAACCAAATCACAGCCTAGAAATGTCAGAGCTTCAAAGCATAGATATACTCTAAATCAAATATAATTAAAGCTAATCAAACGAAATTAAAGCTTATTAAAACAAATAAGAACTTGGAAATAGAAAAGcagcataataaaaaaaaacgaaaaagcaAAGATTGAAGATGGAAAAGGAACCTGCAATTAGGTTCTCGAGACGCAAAGAGACCAAGAGAACGACAAAAAAATACAATGcaagaaaccctaatttattAGCAAAAATCATGAACAGTTAAAACCTAGGTTTATTCAAACAGTAATCTAGGAATTGAAAGAAAGCTTACATTTTGAATCGAAGGGAAACCAGCAACAAAAGGCTTCAATCACTACCTTTGCATGTTTGATTGATCAGTAAAATACACAGAATAAGAGTTACATCACATAGCAATAAATTAGAGAGAATTCGAAGACAAAAGGAGATTGAAATGTGTAAACCTCACAAACGTCACAAACCCTAGAATTCTTGC carries:
- the LOC108171539 gene encoding uncharacterized protein, coding for MRLAGRHSHRGVRFEGEKGGWFRKLYLGLFQIFCALGLGLQTLFISCSFRFEIVILVGKNSRVCDVCEVVIEAFCCWFPFDSKCANWRYSDGQQLPPLSMNLAVRKNLTVENVKALLEVEYFDLG